A single genomic interval of Zingiber officinale cultivar Zhangliang chromosome 4A, Zo_v1.1, whole genome shotgun sequence harbors:
- the LOC121970480 gene encoding G-type lectin S-receptor-like serine/threonine-protein kinase At4g27290 yields MAKMQLFLLQLLEIIAATALVVLGQSSSGDTMTPNSSLINGQTLISAGGIFQLGFFSPDKDSENGYLGIWYYNRPPAGQSIVAWVANRNRSLNRASSSLNLTSDGNLIIFDGETLVWSTGISTESNSVHLQLLDSGNLLLTTENFSRTLWQSFDHPSDTLLPGMKLGFDLRRNTSWQLVSWRSDVDPSLGNHINRMETHGVAEFIAWNGTTKIYRSGPWSGHGFVGLPQMKNSTLARSVNFTFVSNENEIYYTTEYMDRSVLSRSVVNTDGNYERWSWDNGEWRLFWSFPADECDHYNLCGRGSVCSWGYYAFSCSCLQGFAPASNGCVREKPLNCLSDQVWKVQNIKVPDAENATAYGVISLDACKRLCLGNCSCVAYAVLDEPNGCVTWQGDLLDLRYYTDGANDLYIRLAESSTSKSNKHVWAITIPVVLGFLLLCCTLVATRRRNRAQKQGTRNHIEPSAKGTRLKLQFPNAENGDLQSLPELSNSMANDDVSEPMSNEIDSEHSGNCEYREVVSILALGVLPCYDLCTIKAATNDFSNENKLGEGGFGVVYKGELQDGQKIAVKKLSRYSSQGPNEFQNELSLIAKLQHRNLVRLLGSCIEGDERLIILEYMENKSLDRFIFDKTKSPLLNWQKRLEIINGIARGLLYLHQDSILRVIHRDLKLSNILLDKDMTPKISDFGIARIFEGDGVLENVTTRPVGTFGYMAPEYLTEGVFSFKSDVFSFGVIVLEILSGKRNKIFSNTDASLNLLGHVSRTFLYTCFYLLKILFRIQNLILSHLQAYKLWKQGRSLEILDDTLDHSYPTAEILRCIRLGLLCVQDNYEDRPTLTEVVMMLASEDQLLTPLKQPTITLASSEGGATTKEISHSITGR; encoded by the exons ATGGCCAAGATGCAGCTCTTTCTTCTTCAGTTGCTGGAAATAATAGCGGCAACAGCTTTGGTTGTTCTTGGCCAGTCTTCATCTG GAGACACAATGACCCCGAACAGCTCACTTATTAATGGCCAGACCTTGATATCAGCAGGAGGCATattccagcttggtttcttcagtcCTGATAAAGATTCAGAGAATGGATACTTAGGAATTTGGTACTACAATCGCCCGCCTGCAGGACAAAGCATAGTAGCATGGGTTGCCAATAGGAACAGGTCTCTGAACAGAGCCTCCTCTTCACTGAACCTAACCTCTGATGGAAATCTAATCATATTCGACGGAGAAACACTTGTTTGGTCGACGGGGATATCCACAGAATCTAATTCTGTGCACTTGCAACTTTTAGACTCAGGTAACCTTTTGTTGACGACTGAAAACTTTAGCAGGACTCTATGGCAGAGCTTTGACCACCCAAGTGATACACTTCTCCCTGGCATGAAGCTTGGATTTGACCTCCGAAGAAACACTTCCTGGCAGCTCGTCTCATGGAGGAGCGACGTAGACCCTTCTCTGGGCAACCATATCAACAGGATGGAGACGCATGGGGTTGCAGAGTTCATAGCATGGAACGGAACCACCAAAATTTATCGAAGCGGACCATGGAGCGGACATGGATTCGTTGGCCTTCCTCAGATGAAGAACAGCACCTTGGCAAGGAGCGTAAACTTCACATTCGTATCCAACGAAAATGAGATCTATTACACGACTGAATACATGGACCGGTCGGTGCTATCACGGTCAGTGGTGAACACTGATGGAAACTACGAGCGCTGGAGTTGGGACAACGGAGAATGGAgactcttttggtcatttccgGCGGATGAATGCGATCATTACAATCTCTGTGGGCGTGGCAGCGTTTGCTCTTGGGGCTACTATGCTTTCTCCTGCAGCTGCCTGCAAGGCTTTGCGCCGGCTAGTAACGGGTGCGTGAGGGAGAAGCCCCTAAATTGCTTGTCGGACCAGGTTTGGAAGGTGCAGAACATCAAGGTGCCTGACGCCGAGAATGCCACAGCATACGGCGTGATCAGTCTGGATGCATGCAAGCGCTTGTGTTTGGGTAATTGCTCCTGCGTGGCGTACGCTGTGCTGGATGAGCCAAATGGGTGTGTGACTTGGCAGGGTGACCTATTGGATCTGAGATATTATACCGATGGAGCAAATGATCTGTACATTCGGCTTGCAG aATCATCAACATCAAAGAGTAACAAGCATGTGTGGGCGATAACTATACCAGTGGTGCTTGGATTTCTGCTACTTTGTTGTACACTTGTTGCCACGAGGAGGAGAAACAGAGCCCAGAAACAAGGAACTCGGAATCATATCGAGCCCTCGGCCAAGGGGACCAGGTTGAAATTGCAGTTTCCAAATGCGGAGAACG GTGACTTGCAGAGCCTCCCTGAACTTTCTAATTCCATGGCTAATGATGATGTTTCAGAGCCGATGTCAAACGAGATTGACTCTGAGCATTCTGGTAACTGTGAGTATAGAGAAGTAG TTTCAATCCTCGCATTAGGGGTGCTACCTTGCTATGATTTATGTACAATAAAAGCTGCAACAAATGACTTCTCTAATGAAAACAAACTTGGGGAAGGTGGATTTGGTGTTGTGTACAAG GGAGAGTTGCAAGATGGACAAAAGATTGCGGTCAAGAAACTATCAAGATACTCTTCACAAGGCCCAAATGAGTTCCAGAATGAGCTATCACTAATAGCCAAGCTACAACATAGAAATCTAGTTCGTCTTCTAGGCTCATGCATTGAGGGAGATGAACGACTCATCATCTTGGAGTATATGGAAAACAAGAGCTTAGATCGCTTCATCTTCG ACAAAACAAAGAGTCCATTGCTAAACTGGCAAAAGCGTCTTGAGATTATAAATGGGATTGCTCGAGGGCTACTTTATCTGCATCAAGATTCTATATTGAGAGTCATTCATAGAGATCTTAAGCTAAGCAATATCCTCCTCGACAAGGATATGACTCCAAAGATTTCAGATTTTGGCATCGCCAGGATATTTGAAGGTGATGGAGTTTTAGAAAATGTAACTACAAGACCAGTTGGGACATT TGGCTATATGGCACCAGAATACTTAACTGAAGGAGTTTTTTCATTTAAATCTGATGTATTTAGTTTTGGTGTGATAGTATTAGAAATCTTAAGCggtaaaagaaacaaaatattcagTAACACAGATGCTAGTTTAAATCTTTTAGGACATGTAAGTAGAACTTTTTTATACACGTGCTTTTATCTCCTTAAGATATTGTTTAGAATTCAAAATTTGATCCTTTCTCATTTGCAGGCATATAAACTTTGGAAGCAAGGCAGATCTTTAGAAATTCTTGACGATACACTAGACCACTCATATCCTACTGCAGAAATCCTTCGTTGCATCCGACTGGGTCTTTTGTGCGTACAAGATAATTATGAAGATAGACCAACATTGACAGAGGTGGTGATGATGTTGGCAAGTGAGGATCAACTTTTGACACCACTCAAGCAACCTACGATAACGTTAGCAAGTAGTGAAGGCGGTGCTACTACTAAAGAAATTAGTCACTCAATTACGGGTCGATAA
- the LOC121973525 gene encoding uncharacterized protein LOC121973525 has translation MANILPFSSTMPSLAFSILVPLLFSFSSAASIGDLLQAHGLPGGLLPKTVESFSHDPSSGLLEVLIDHPCYARYEGGLAFFDREVRGNLSYGALQGVVGWSQEELFLWLPVKEIFVADSDSGVILFDIGVARKRLPVSSFEDPPDCLPGTEDAAAAALGPLGRKGFWQQR, from the exons ATGGCCAACATCTTGCCTTTCTCCTCTACCATGCCTTCTCTGGCCTTCTCCATCCTCGTCCCTCtccttttctccttctcctccgccgCCTCGATCGGCGACCTCCTTCAGGCCCACGGCCTTCCCGGAGGTCTCCTCCCCAAGACCGTCGAGTCCTTCTCCCACGACCCCTCCTCCGGTCTCCTCGAGGTCCTGATCGACCACCCTTGCTATGCACGGTACGAGGGCGGGCTCGCCTTCTTCGACCGCGAGGTACGCGGCAACCTCAGCTACGGCGCGCTCCAGGGAGTCGTCGGGTGGTCGCAGGAGGAGCTCTTCCTGTGGCTACCCGTCAAGGAGATCTTCGTCGCCGATTCCGACTCCGGCGTCATCCTCTTCGACATCGGCGTCGCCCGCAAGCGGCTCCCTGTGTCTTCGTTTGAAGACCCGCCGGACTGCCTCCCCGGAACGGAAGATGCGGCGGCAGCCGCGTTAG GACCCCTCGGCAGGAAAGGCTTTTGGCAGCAGAGATAA